Within the Syntrophorhabdaceae bacterium genome, the region CTTGCCGCACGGCTTGTGAACGTCAAGGTCTTAACCTTTTCGCTGGGGTTCGGGAAAAAGCTCCTGAGTTTTAAGAAAGGCGAAACAGAGTACGCCCTGTCCCTGGTCCCTCTCGGCGGGTATGTCAAGCTGCTCGGCGAATCACCCGACGAAGAGGTACAGGAGGAAGATATCCCGAGGTCCTACGCGCATAAGCCTCCGCTCACAAAGATCCTCATCGCCTTTTCCGGCCCATTCTTCAATCTCATCTTTGCAGCCTTTCTTTTCTGTATTGTCTTTGTCAGCGGATACAGCGTCCTCTCAACGAAGGTAGGCGGTGTGGAAAAAGGCTATCCCGCCTATGAGGCAGGCATCAAAGAAGGGGATATTATCGTCAACATCGAAGGAAGAGAGATCAATGAGTGGTCTGACATCATGGAAACCATGATGGACGCCCGATCGGGCGCTCTCCGTTTCACGGTAAACAGAAACGGCAGCCCGATAAACGTAGTCATTACCCCAAAAGAGACAGAGAGTAAGAACATCTTCGGGGAGACGATCAAGCGCAGGGTCATAGGCATCACCGCTTCAAGCGAAATGATACCAAAAAAGGATACCCTCACGGAGGCAGCTACCAAGGGCTTCTATCAAACATACAATCTCTCGAGGATAACCGTTATGGGTATCGTGAAGCTCGTGATGGGCAGCATCTCACCGAAGAACGTCGGCGGCCCCTTGCTGATCCTTCAGGTTGCCGGCAAGCAGGCAAAGGAGGGCGTGACAAGCCTCATCTATTTTGTGGCGATCATCAGCATCAATCTCGGGATCGTCAATCTCCTTCCTATACCTGTCCTCGATGGCGGGCATATACTCTTTCATATAATCGAGCTCATAACACGGAGAAGGATGTCCCAGCGATGGGTTGATGTCGCCCAGAAGATCGGCATGGGTATCCTCGTTGCGGTCATGGTCCTT harbors:
- the rseP gene encoding RIP metalloprotease RseP; this encodes MVMNIIYGIIALSLLILVHELGHFLAARLVNVKVLTFSLGFGKKLLSFKKGETEYALSLVPLGGYVKLLGESPDEEVQEEDIPRSYAHKPPLTKILIAFSGPFFNLIFAAFLFCIVFVSGYSVLSTKVGGVEKGYPAYEAGIKEGDIIVNIEGREINEWSDIMETMMDARSGALRFTVNRNGSPINVVITPKETESKNIFGETIKRRVIGITASSEMIPKKDTLTEAATKGFYQTYNLSRITVMGIVKLVMGSISPKNVGGPLLILQVAGKQAKEGVTSLIYFVAIISINLGIVNLLPIPVLDGGHILFHIIELITRRRMSQRWVDVAQKIGMGILVAVMVLAFFNDIMRIVVGK